Genomic DNA from uncultured Methanospirillum sp.:
TTCTTCACCAATTCCGAATGAGTCCCTTCCTCAATTATTGTTCCCTGATTTAAAACCAGGATCTTATCTGCATGAACCACCGTGCTGAGCCGGTGAGCAATCATAAACACGGTTCTTCCTTTCATCAGTTCTCTGATAGTCTCCCGAATCATCATTTCAGTCCCGGTATCAAGGTTACTAGTTGCCTCATCCATAATAAGAACCGGAGCATTTTTCAGAATTGCACGGGCAATGGCAACTCTCTGTCGTTCTCCACCAGAAAGACGAATTCCCCTTTCACCTACTATTGTTTCATACCCATCAGGGAGGCTGTCAATAAAGTCATGAATCCTGGCAAATCGTGCGGCCTGCTGTATCTCCTCGTCTGTTGCATCAGCTTTCCCGACTCTGATATTTTCTTTAATTGATGAATTAAAAAGAAAAATATCCTGGGTGACGACTGATACGAGGTTTCTGAGATATTCAAGAGGGAATTCCCTGACATCATGACCATCCAGCCGAATTGAACCTTTTTCCGGATCCCAGAATCGCATCAGGAGATGTGTCAAGGTCGTTTTGCCAGCTCCTGTCATTCCAACAATGGCAGCTGTGCATCCTGATGGAACCTGAAATGAAATTCCCTTAAGAACAGATGGCTCTGATTCTCCGTACCTGAACCAGAGATCAGAAACCTCAAAAGATGGAACAGATGAGAGTCTAATCTCTGATACTTCGGTCTCCTGCACCACAGGAGTATCATCCATTATTGCAAAAAACCGTTTTGATCCTGCAATTGTCATACTCAGCTGTTTTGAAACTTCAATAACCTCTTTAAGGGCTGTAAAAGCTCCAGCTGACAAAATCACCGATATCGGCAGATAAAAAGAATTGATTACACCGGCCTGGGTAAGAATTGTTGCCTCAACGAGAACAATCACTACACCGGCAGAGACTAATATCGCATAACTCGCGGATGCAAGAGCGTTTACCCTGGCATATGCCCGCTGTTCTTTGCGATACTCAAGAACCATTCTGATAATTGCATCAAGACGATCTTTTCCTCTTCCAAATGCTAAGATCTCCCATATTCCCTGGACACTGTCAATCAGAAATGAACTCATGGTTGCAAGGTACTGCCTGAGCCTGTCTCCCTTGTTTTGATTAATATGGACAGTAAGTGCAGGAATGAGAGCAGTAAGAACAAGGAACAATAACTGGATGAGAGCAAGTGAGGGATGAATGTAGGCCAGACCACAAAGAACGATACACGGAACAATTACTGCAACCACTATCTGTGTGAGCGTGTGTGCAAAAAAGAGTTCAAGAATCTCGATGTTGTTGATTGCAACTGAGACAAGATCGCCGGTTCGCCGGGATACAAAGATTGCAGGAGCGAGAGGATCTACTCTTTTGTAAAACTGATTTCTTAAATCAGATAGGATTCTGAATGCTGCTATATGATTAAGGTACGGGCCAAAGTAACCACAGACTCCCCTCAGTAATGCAAGGATAAGGATTGTTGCACCAATTGGAAGAAGAGCAGATGCCGGAGCATTTCCCGTCGCTGTATAGATGAGTAAAACTCCAAGAATCCCGATACCGATTGTAATAAGTTGCTTTGTGGCATCACAAAGCATTCCTGAGGTGAGGAGAAACAGATGAGATCGCACCAGTCCGGTGAGACGAACGAGCTCTTTGAACGCGGACAATTGTGTCATGCTTCACCCCCTTTGGATACAACATCTTCTGTGCTAAGCATTCTGATCTGTGCCTGAACAAGGTGTGCGTATTGACCATTAGCCTCAAGCAGTTCTTCATGTGTTCCACTCTCGATAATTCTGCCATTATCCATGACCATAATCCTGTCTGCCCGCCTTATAGTCGAGAGACGGTGAGCAATCACCAAAACAGTTCTATCTTTGCATAGATCGTCCAGGGCTTTTTGGATCAACTTTTCACTCCCAGCATCGATGCTAGAGGTTGGCTCATCAAGAAGCAGAACAGGAGCATCTTTCAAGATAGCACGTGCTATGGCAATCCGCTGCTTTTCTCCGCCCGAAAGGCGGGTACCCCGCTCTCCGGTTATGGTATCATACCCATCTGGAAGACTACATATCCAGTCATGGATCTGTGCAGCCTTAGCAGCTTTTTCGATATCCTCTGTAGTAGCACTTGGATTGCCGATCAGGATGTTATTGCGTATTGTGTCATAGAAGAGATATGTCTCCTGTGAAACTAGGGATAACTGTTCTCTCAGTTGCAAGAGTGGAAATTTATCTATCGATGTACCTCCGAGCAGAATGGAACCGTGTTGAGGATTATGAAACCGGTATAACAGATCGATGACCGTACTTTTTCCAACACCTGAAGCACCTACAAGGGCTATGGTTTCCCCGGATTTAATGGAAAATGAGCAATCTTTGAGTACTTCTCTTCCGGTTTCGTACCCAAAACTGACATCATCGAACTGAACATCCGGTGGGGGGATTCGCTGGATCTGAATGGCTTTTTCCGGGCTTGTTACCTGTGGCTCTTCCAGCATGATCGTTTCAAGCATGTCAAGGGCTCTCTTTCCGTACAGGCTGTTGTGGAAATGTTGGCTGAGAGCGATTACATGCTCATAAAAGACTGGTCCAACAAGCAGGACGGTCATTACGCCTTCTAAAGAAAATTTCCCAAACGAATATTGAATACAGGCATACAACAAGGCCAGACCATATCCAAGGTACGGTACTACATCGCAGACATAATGAACGCCAAAGAAGATCTTCAGGGCTTTAATATATGTGTTTTTGAGTGTTTCTGCCTTCTGGTGAATGAGTCCTGCCCGGTGCCGACTCAATCCGAACATCTTTAGCGTGGTCAGACCCTGCAGACTTTCAGCATAATACGAACTGAGGTCATGATAATCACGCCAGATGTCCAGTTTTTCATTCCATGAGAGTTTGTATGAGAGTGCCACGGAGAACGGAACCAGAGGGACAAACGCAAGGAGAATTAACGCAACCGGCAGATCAAGAGTTGCGGTAAAGGCAACAAATAATACCGAAGGTACCAGGAAACAGAGCACAAGACAAGGTATGAAAAACCCGACATATTGCTCAAGCGAATCAACACCGTCTGCAATCGTTGCAGCAACAGAACCTGAACTTTTATGCTCGGTATATGCTGGTCCAAGGCGAAGGAGATGTTCATATACCTTTGTCCTGACCCCGAGTTTCATCAGGTCAGATGTCCGCTGGGCAGAAAGATCGCGAAGAGCTTCTGCCCCTCCCCTGATCAAAAGGAGAAGTACCATACAGATGATGACCGGAACAAGATCAGTTAGTGTATTACCATGAATAACACCCCCGATGAGAATACTCACCAGAAAAAGCATTGCGATGTTTGTTCCCGAACTGATAAGACCGGCCAGAGTTGTAATTCCCATGCTCTTTGTCATTCCATCAGCAAGCCGGAAGATTCTCCGGTCAAAGAGGGCTGAAGTGAGCCAGGACAACAATGAGATATCGTCAGATTGTAATAATCGAACCATTATTTAATATAATTTTTATTTATAACATTATCAAATCACACGTTTCTACTTTTTATGTGCTTGAGTAATAGTTTTTTATATATATGTGATCTAAAAATTAATTTTTATGTGATGATATAGTATGATTCTTAATATATCAATCAGATAATTATGAATAAATATGATAAATATAAGATTTATTACTCTTAACACGGTGAAGAATTGACATGAGAACGAAAAATTTAACTCAAACAGAACGAAAATCACCCCCATTTAGTTGGATAAACCTAAACATAATCGGAGTTCTCCTGATCATATCATTCGTCCTCATAACTGGTGTTGTATCAGCTGCTGACACAAAAACCGTGACTGACATGCGTGAAAAACAGGTTACGATTCCTGCTGATCCGCAAAAGGTTGTTATTCTTGATAAGGGCCTTATTGTCCAGACCATGAAGGCGTTGGGTGTCGAGGATAAAATAGCAGGAAGCGGAGGTATTTTGGGAACATCAGTTCAGTCTGAGACCGATCTGGATTCAGTTTATTTAATCCCTGAACTGTTAAATCTGGGAGATACCGGGTATCCATTCGGAGGAGAGGTTAACTACGAAAAGGTGGCATTTCCAAATCCTGATCTCGTAATTCTGCTCCAATCAGAGTACACCCGTGATCGTGCTTCCGATCAGACTGATGCTGTCATTAATCGTATAGAAAGCATGGGTATCCCTCTTGTTGTGATAAACAGCCCTGGTTATTACAAACCAGTTTCGTCCAATGCAACTGCACAAGCTGTTACCCTTCTAGGAGAAGTATTCAACAAGAAGGATCGTGCATCTGAAATTGTCTCGTATCTTGCAGATCAGGAGAAGATGATATCAGATAGAACGAGTTCGATACCAGAATCCAAAAAGCCTTCAACCCTGTATATCGGACTAAAAAATGAGTCCAGTGGAGCTGTGTGGGGTGGAGAATATGGTGATGCAAAGTTTTCAAAA
This window encodes:
- a CDS encoding ABC transporter ATP-binding protein, encoding MTQLSAFKELVRLTGLVRSHLFLLTSGMLCDATKQLITIGIGILGVLLIYTATGNAPASALLPIGATILILALLRGVCGYFGPYLNHIAAFRILSDLRNQFYKRVDPLAPAIFVSRRTGDLVSVAINNIEILELFFAHTLTQIVVAVIVPCIVLCGLAYIHPSLALIQLLFLVLTALIPALTVHINQNKGDRLRQYLATMSSFLIDSVQGIWEILAFGRGKDRLDAIIRMVLEYRKEQRAYARVNALASASYAILVSAGVVIVLVEATILTQAGVINSFYLPISVILSAGAFTALKEVIEVSKQLSMTIAGSKRFFAIMDDTPVVQETEVSEIRLSSVPSFEVSDLWFRYGESEPSVLKGISFQVPSGCTAAIVGMTGAGKTTLTHLLMRFWDPEKGSIRLDGHDVREFPLEYLRNLVSVVTQDIFLFNSSIKENIRVGKADATDEEIQQAARFARIHDFIDSLPDGYETIVGERGIRLSGGERQRVAIARAILKNAPVLIMDEATSNLDTGTEMMIRETIRELMKGRTVFMIAHRLSTVVHADKILVLNQGTIIEEGTHSELVKKNGMYASLIAAQEI
- a CDS encoding ABC transporter ATP-binding protein/permease is translated as MVRLLQSDDISLLSWLTSALFDRRIFRLADGMTKSMGITTLAGLISSGTNIAMLFLVSILIGGVIHGNTLTDLVPVIICMVLLLLIRGGAEALRDLSAQRTSDLMKLGVRTKVYEHLLRLGPAYTEHKSSGSVAATIADGVDSLEQYVGFFIPCLVLCFLVPSVLFVAFTATLDLPVALILLAFVPLVPFSVALSYKLSWNEKLDIWRDYHDLSSYYAESLQGLTTLKMFGLSRHRAGLIHQKAETLKNTYIKALKIFFGVHYVCDVVPYLGYGLALLYACIQYSFGKFSLEGVMTVLLVGPVFYEHVIALSQHFHNSLYGKRALDMLETIMLEEPQVTSPEKAIQIQRIPPPDVQFDDVSFGYETGREVLKDCSFSIKSGETIALVGASGVGKSTVIDLLYRFHNPQHGSILLGGTSIDKFPLLQLREQLSLVSQETYLFYDTIRNNILIGNPSATTEDIEKAAKAAQIHDWICSLPDGYDTITGERGTRLSGGEKQRIAIARAILKDAPVLLLDEPTSSIDAGSEKLIQKALDDLCKDRTVLVIAHRLSTIRRADRIMVMDNGRIIESGTHEELLEANGQYAHLVQAQIRMLSTEDVVSKGGEA
- a CDS encoding ABC transporter substrate-binding protein, yielding MRTKNLTQTERKSPPFSWINLNIIGVLLIISFVLITGVVSAADTKTVTDMREKQVTIPADPQKVVILDKGLIVQTMKALGVEDKIAGSGGILGTSVQSETDLDSVYLIPELLNLGDTGYPFGGEVNYEKVAFPNPDLVILLQSEYTRDRASDQTDAVINRIESMGIPLVVINSPGYYKPVSSNATAQAVTLLGEVFNKKDRASEIVSYLADQEKMISDRTSSIPESKKPSTLYIGLKNESSGAVWGGEYGDAKFSKSIAHIKNVYSKDESVRMSSEQLNKLNPDVIILATNNVEANPDILYTEPYATMREITAIKNKQVGALGRLSWWGEFRLDTPTILLIAAKTVYPDQFADINVYNWLMNHYKELYGLTGDKAEELAKVQKLDWMKEKNF